The Falco peregrinus isolate bFalPer1 chromosome 9, bFalPer1.pri, whole genome shotgun sequence genome includes a window with the following:
- the PPDPF gene encoding pancreatic progenitor cell differentiation and proliferation factor, with protein sequence MASIPSSGSLMATHTYYRKRLSSTSSNSSCGSSEYSGEVIPHPPGLPKSDPGHWWASFFFGKTTHPAMTTVSESPESLGALRVTTGPMACGLVPAQGAGRRRHASEPSSGPSA encoded by the exons ATGGCATCCATCCCATCGAGCGGCTCGCTCATGGCGACGCACACCTACTACAGAA AGCGCCTGAGCTCCACATCCAGCAACAGCTCCTGCGGCAGCTCGGAGTACTCTGGGGAGGtcatcccccaccccccgg GTCTGCCCAAGTCTGACCCTGGCCACTGGTGGGCCAGCTTCTTCTTCGGGAAGACTACTCACCCAGCCATGACCACTGTGTCAGAGTCCCCAGAGAG CTTGGGAGCACTGCGTGTGACAACGGGACCAATGGCATGTGGCCTGGTGCCAGCCCAAGGAGCAGGACGGAGGCGTCACGCCAGCGAGCCCAGCTCCGGGCCCTCGGCATGA